The Thamnophis elegans isolate rThaEle1 chromosome Z, rThaEle1.pri, whole genome shotgun sequence genome contains a region encoding:
- the SEC22C gene encoding LOW QUALITY PROTEIN: vesicle-trafficking protein SEC22c (The sequence of the model RefSeq protein was modified relative to this genomic sequence to represent the inferred CDS: inserted 5 bases in 4 codons), whose amino-acid sequence MSMILFTCVVRIKDGLPXSASSDFHLDPQFXECRKRLNILSSVLTQYPERGTAKXRDLSIHFHTAGGVSCTCIAISSYPAVMAFCFLEELRXKFAMSYNATSVSLASRPYAFLEFDSVIQKTQNQFNHTNCAQPKFDVAKMQEELRLRPPALVSWEDMELVNGMVNGRAEVHLETAPACRMQPISSLGILSLILNIMCGALNLIRGVHLAEYAWQEDGQEIRNVVAFLLPFLSCFGLCYLYLFYTSARKTKVSILFMTVFLCNLYLYGLRNHWQILFHVAVAAFSSHQILTRRVAEKPLDLGV is encoded by the exons ATGTCCATGATCCTCTTCACTTGCGTGGTGCGGATAAAGGACGGACTTC TCTCGGCGTCCAGCGATTTCCACCTAGACCCTCAGT TGGAATGCAGGAAGAGACTCAACATCCTGTCCTCCGTCCTGACACAATATCCAGAACGCGGCACGGCCAA GCGTGACCTCAGTATACA CTTCCACACTGCTGGGGGTGTCTCCTGTACGTGCATTGCCATCAGCAGTTATCCCGCGGTGATGGCCTTCTGTTTCCTGGAAGAGCTCC CTAAATTTGCCATGTCCTACAATGCCACCAGTGTCAGTCTGGCTTCCAGGCCGTACGCTTTCCTCGAATTCG ACAGCGTCATCCAGAAAACCCAGAACCAATTCAACCACACCAACTGCGCTCAGCCGAAGTTCGACGTTGCCAAAATGCAGGAGGAGCTTCGCCTGCGGCCTCCGGCCCTCGTCAGCTGGGAAGACATGGAACTGGTCAACGGGATGGTGAACGGCCGGGCGGAAGTCCACCTCGAGACAG CTCCTGCTTGCCGGATGCAGCCCATCTCTTCTTTGGGGATCCTCTCCCTCATCCTCAACATCATGTGCGGTGCGCTCAACCTCATCCGAGGGGTTCATCTGGCGGAATATGCGTGGCAG GAAGATGGGCAAGAAATTAGGAACGTCGTAGCGTTTCTGCTGCCTTTCCTGTCCTGCTTCGGTTTG TGTTACCTCTACCTGTTCTACACTTCCGCCCGGAAGACCAAAGTCTCCATCCTTTTCATGACCGTCTTCCTCTGCAACCTCTACCTATATGGATTACGGAACCACTGGCAGATTCTCTTCCACGTGGCCGTGGCGGCCTTTTCTTCTCACCAGATCCTCACCCGGCGGGTGGCCGAGAAACCCCTGGATTTGGGGGTGTGA